ATGAACAGATCACTGTACCTGAGGTACGCTTAATTGATGTCGATGGTAACCAGGCAGGAATTGTATCTACAAGGGAAGCATTACGTGCAGCAGAAGAGGATGGGTTGGATTTAGTGGAGATATCTCCCACTGCCAAGCCGCCAGTTTGCCGTATAATGGACTATGGTAAGTTTGTCTTTGAACTGAATAAAAAACAAGCTGAAGCAAGGAAAAAGCAAAAGCAAATTCAGGTTAAAGAACTAAAATTCCGTCCTACGACGGAAGATGGAGATTATCAGGTCAAGCTACGCAACCTGATCCGTTTCCTGAATCATGGTGATAAGGTCAAAATTACACTACGTTTTCGTGGTCGTGAAATGGCTCATCAGGAACTTGGTATGAAAATTCTGGAGCGTTTACAGGCAGATACTGCTGAATTTGCAATAGTTGAGCAACATGCTAAACGCGAAGGAAGACAATTACTGATGGTATTAGCACCTAAAAAAACTAAATAACTAATTATATTTGTTGTGATATGACAAATATTAATGCGGAGTATAATGTTATGCCAAAGTTAAAGTCACATCGTGGAGCGTCTAAACGCTTCCGTAAGACAGCAAGTGGCGCGATTAAACGTCGTGGTGCTTATAGGAATCATATCCTCACTAAAAAATCTACTAAACAAAAACGCCACTTACGCGTAGGTGCAAGCAGATTAAAGTCATGCGATGCTCGTTTAGCAGAGCGTATGTTGCACGGTAGTTAAGGGGAGGAATAAAAAATGCCAAGAGTTAAACGTGGTGTGACAGCAAAAGCGCGTCATAAGAAAATTTTAGATCTAGCTAAAGGTTATTACGGCGCCCGTAGCCGAACCTATAGAGTAGCAAAGCAAGCGGTAATTAAAGCTGGCCAATATGCATACAGAGACAGACGTCAGAAAAAACGTCAATTCCGTGCATTATGGATAGTTCGTATTAATGCGCAAGCTCGTGAGTGTGGCAT
This Legionella fallonii LLAP-10 DNA region includes the following protein-coding sequences:
- the rplT gene encoding 50S ribosomal protein L20, giving the protein MPRVKRGVTAKARHKKILDLAKGYYGARSRTYRVAKQAVIKAGQYAYRDRRQKKRQFRALWIVRINAQARECGMSYSRLIDGLKKASIELDRKILADMAVNDKVTFAAIAEKAKAALKD
- the rpmI gene encoding 50S ribosomal protein L35, whose protein sequence is MPKLKSHRGASKRFRKTASGAIKRRGAYRNHILTKKSTKQKRHLRVGASRLKSCDARLAERMLHGS
- the infC gene encoding translation initiation factor IF-3, which translates into the protein MSAPTKRENDRARINEQITVPEVRLIDVDGNQAGIVSTREALRAAEEDGLDLVEISPTAKPPVCRIMDYGKFVFELNKKQAEARKKQKQIQVKELKFRPTTEDGDYQVKLRNLIRFLNHGDKVKITLRFRGREMAHQELGMKILERLQADTAEFAIVEQHAKREGRQLLMVLAPKKTK